A single region of the Candidatus Protochlamydia amoebophila UWE25 genome encodes:
- a CDS encoding SycD/LcrH family type III secretion system chaperone: MKGSRGVKSQMKKDALNASMVEDEKFKKSYGDIMGRMFSEGMTPKDAMGVNSNILESVYAQAYRLYNTGKYIEAVHLFRVLIMMNYAESKYVLGLAACFHMMKEYKNAIQTYTMCSAIDPNTPIPYYHSSDCFIQMKDYLSAMLCLQLAIDKSQNKPEFAKIKERAILSLESLKQQNLPSQPIKMEEDEL; this comes from the coding sequence ATGAAAGGTTCTCGTGGAGTAAAAAGTCAGATGAAAAAAGACGCCTTAAATGCTTCGATGGTTGAAGATGAGAAGTTCAAAAAATCTTATGGGGATATCATGGGACGTATGTTCAGTGAAGGAATGACACCCAAAGATGCCATGGGGGTAAACAGCAACATTTTAGAAAGTGTATATGCACAAGCTTACCGTCTATATAATACAGGAAAATATATTGAAGCCGTTCATTTGTTTCGTGTTTTAATTATGATGAACTATGCAGAATCGAAGTATGTATTAGGACTAGCCGCTTGTTTTCATATGATGAAAGAATATAAAAATGCCATACAAACTTATACAATGTGTAGTGCGATCGATCCTAATACACCTATCCCCTATTATCACTCTTCTGATTGCTTTATTCAAATGAAAGACTATTTATCAGCGATGCTTTGTCTACAATTGGCTATTGATAAATCTCAAAATAAGCCCGAATTTGCAAAAATTAAAGAACGTGCGATTTTAAGTTTAGAAAGTTTAAAACAACAAAATCTCCCATCACAACCCATAAAAATGGAAGAAGACGAACTTTAA
- the sctE gene encoding type III secretion system translocon subunit SctE has product MGNTISDGNNYQSADYTFQSPSNTGTETSNSVQFKFVLTDDTIASADFFSTIQFFVPTTYTADASVPTLASPETEEIGEQLPYGTTEQGMIKKFFSDQVISALKGQGLTPEEAETVYEAIMSGTVPADPNLAEIAKKISKNVTAKTITEGNLPASWTLTSTDAKDWTPLPILPYGSDQQAQVNEYYDQTVLNKVTTYLEEHALELDPDQAMNLMKAVQTGEVSSDIADIYIQLTAEARVETQKAFGLPNSWFKGTTTVDDWKPINVGLITPAKVANARLEGLLGNAEAIFTDISAAANALLDGPPPIPVDDPRRVALTEFLKIIGDAIKDLKATLREIQVHDAEKSKENAKAKFGELADRRLRAQEQAEKMEKMLKKQKQMKSMGLAMKIIGPIIAALSTIIGTLIAIASLGTATAASVAIIAAGVAVGIAMTAYSIADSVTGVTQKIITAFKDALDKLMPDSPDWVKSLVKALIVAAVVAVLAVIIVLAMASGSGAGAATNAASQAVQQTIRIAVTEAIKQMALQAMIMAIMSSNALPELVGGILKASGVDKKTQQIVEMVVMAITLIACVIAMAKVGGAKSGGTEQKAADAAEEATKEAAKTVTQRASDALKDFKSQLDNVKESIKKLPETMQQEFKSMMQGFKNLDKWDVLNAVAQSAPLAVQMTGGAITGSMQLKVSRLLKEVGEIKSAEEELEGLIQALEKLLKNIQQGMNNRDDFIAQLQQMYTSIYDAAAKTQNQMFNALQG; this is encoded by the coding sequence ATGGGAAATACTATTTCTGATGGCAATAACTATCAATCTGCTGATTATACATTTCAATCTCCCTCTAATACAGGTACAGAAACATCAAATTCTGTTCAATTCAAATTTGTTCTCACTGACGATACAATTGCGTCTGCAGATTTCTTTTCAACTATTCAATTTTTTGTACCGACTACTTACACTGCTGATGCTTCTGTTCCCACACTTGCTTCTCCCGAAACCGAAGAAATCGGTGAACAGCTCCCTTACGGAACAACAGAACAAGGGATGATTAAAAAGTTTTTTTCAGATCAAGTAATCTCTGCTTTAAAGGGGCAAGGGTTAACTCCTGAAGAAGCTGAGACTGTTTACGAAGCAATTATGAGTGGAACAGTTCCTGCTGATCCAAACCTTGCAGAAATTGCAAAAAAAATTAGCAAAAATGTCACTGCAAAAACAATTACCGAAGGTAATTTACCTGCTTCTTGGACTTTAACCTCCACAGACGCTAAAGACTGGACTCCTTTACCCATTCTTCCTTATGGATCAGATCAGCAAGCTCAAGTTAATGAATATTATGACCAAACTGTTTTAAATAAAGTGACAACATATTTAGAAGAACATGCCCTAGAACTAGATCCTGATCAAGCCATGAATTTAATGAAAGCTGTTCAAACAGGAGAAGTATCTTCTGATATTGCAGACATATACATTCAATTAACCGCTGAAGCAAGAGTAGAAACACAAAAAGCTTTTGGATTACCAAATAGTTGGTTTAAAGGCACAACTACTGTAGATGATTGGAAACCTATAAATGTAGGCCTAATCACTCCTGCCAAAGTTGCTAATGCTCGTTTAGAAGGATTACTTGGAAATGCTGAAGCCATATTCACAGACATCTCCGCCGCAGCAAATGCGCTTTTAGATGGCCCTCCCCCTATTCCTGTGGATGATCCAAGAAGAGTTGCTTTAACAGAATTTTTAAAAATTATTGGTGATGCTATCAAAGATTTAAAAGCAACTCTTCGGGAGATTCAAGTTCACGATGCCGAAAAATCAAAAGAAAATGCAAAAGCCAAATTTGGTGAGTTAGCTGACAGACGCCTTCGAGCGCAAGAGCAAGCAGAAAAAATGGAAAAAATGCTGAAGAAGCAAAAACAAATGAAATCGATGGGCCTTGCGATGAAAATTATTGGGCCTATTATTGCTGCTTTATCAACGATTATAGGAACTCTTATTGCCATTGCTTCTTTAGGAACAGCAACAGCTGCATCAGTTGCTATAATCGCAGCTGGAGTTGCAGTAGGTATCGCAATGACAGCCTATTCAATCGCAGATTCTGTAACTGGCGTCACTCAAAAAATTATCACAGCCTTTAAAGATGCCTTGGATAAACTGATGCCTGATTCACCGGATTGGGTTAAATCTCTTGTTAAAGCTTTAATTGTCGCTGCTGTTGTAGCCGTTTTAGCTGTCATTATTGTTCTTGCTATGGCTTCAGGTAGTGGAGCTGGAGCAGCAACTAACGCGGCATCTCAAGCTGTCCAACAAACCATTCGCATAGCAGTTACCGAAGCTATTAAGCAAATGGCTCTTCAGGCAATGATCATGGCTATTATGAGCAGTAATGCTTTACCAGAGCTAGTTGGAGGCATTTTAAAAGCTTCTGGAGTAGACAAAAAAACTCAACAAATTGTTGAGATGGTTGTCATGGCTATCACTCTTATTGCGTGTGTCATCGCTATGGCAAAAGTCGGGGGCGCAAAATCGGGCGGGACTGAGCAAAAAGCTGCTGATGCCGCAGAAGAAGCCACAAAAGAAGCTGCCAAAACTGTGACTCAACGAGCCTCAGACGCTTTAAAAGATTTTAAATCGCAATTAGATAACGTAAAAGAATCCATAAAAAAACTTCCAGAAACTATGCAACAAGAATTTAAATCAATGATGCAAGGATTTAAAAACCTTGATAAATGGGACGTTTTAAACGCTGTTGCGCAATCTGCTCCATTAGCTGTTCAAATGACTGGAGGAGCTATAACTGGGTCTATGCAACTTAAAGTCAGCCGTTTATTAAAAGAAGTGGGTGAAATAAAATCTGCGGAAGAGGAACTTGAAGGGTTAATTCAAGCTTTAGAAAAACTTTTAAAAAATATTCAGCAAGGAATGAATAATCGAGATGACTT